In a genomic window of Lacrimispora sp. BS-2:
- a CDS encoding TIGR03936 family radical SAM-associated protein, producing the protein MKLRIKFSKQGPVKFVGHLDVMRYFQKAMRRAGVDIKYSEGFSPHQIMSFAAPLGVGLTSNGEYMDIEVHSMEDCKTMMDQLNEVMAEGIRITECHMLNERAKNAMSLVAAADYTLTFREGKQPKDLDAFLKGLLEFVKQEHILIIKKTKKGEREVDLKDFIYELSVQGETIFMKVSAGSADNLKPELVMEAYYQWLGQTCPEFAFQIQREEVYGNTGDEEHRILVPLGLIGESLE; encoded by the coding sequence ATGAAGCTTAGAATCAAGTTTTCCAAGCAAGGTCCGGTCAAATTTGTGGGACATCTGGATGTGATGCGTTATTTCCAGAAGGCCATGAGAAGGGCCGGCGTTGATATTAAATACAGCGAAGGCTTCAGTCCTCATCAGATCATGTCTTTTGCAGCGCCTCTAGGAGTAGGGCTTACCAGCAATGGAGAATACATGGACATTGAAGTTCATTCCATGGAAGATTGCAAAACCATGATGGACCAGTTAAATGAAGTAATGGCAGAGGGAATCCGGATCACGGAATGCCATATGCTTAATGAACGGGCGAAAAACGCCATGTCACTGGTTGCTGCGGCGGACTATACCCTGACGTTTCGGGAAGGAAAGCAGCCAAAAGATCTGGACGCATTTTTAAAGGGCCTTTTGGAATTTGTGAAGCAGGAGCATATCCTCATTATCAAAAAGACGAAAAAAGGCGAAAGAGAAGTGGACTTAAAAGATTTTATCTATGAACTCTCGGTCCAGGGAGAGACCATCTTTATGAAGGTGTCTGCCGGAAGCGCAGATAATTTAAAGCCTGAGCTGGTGATGGAGGCTTATTATCAGTGGTTGGGACAGACCTGCCCGGAGTTTGCCTTCCAGATCCAGAGAGAAGAGGTCTACGGCAACACGGGAGATGAAGAACATAGAATACTTGTGCCTTTAGGGCTTATAGGAGAATCCCTTGAATAA
- a CDS encoding TIGR03960 family B12-binding radical SAM protein, with amino-acid sequence MRKLALSDEILLSIEKPARYIGGEVNMVKKDLSAADIRFAMCFPDVYEIGMSHLGMQILYDMFNRREDIYCERIFSPWTDLDQIMREQNIPLFALESQDPIKKFDFIGITLQYEMCYTNILQVLDLGQIPLHWADRTEEDPIIIGGGPCAYNPEPLAEFFDMFYIGEGETVYFELMDRYKENKKNGGSRREFLEMVSEIEGIYVPAFYDVTYKEDGTIESMKPNNPHAKEKITKQMVVTMDEAYYIEKPVVPFIKVTQDRVVLEVMRGCIRGCRFCQAGNVYRPLREHSLEYLKDYACKLLKSTGHEEISLSSLSSSDYSHLEGIVNFLIDEFKDKGVNISLPSLRIDAFSLDVMSKVQDIRKSSLTFAPEAGSQRLRDVINKGLTEEIILKGAGEAFQGGWNRVKLYFMLGLPTETVEDMEGIAELSEKVAEVYYEIPKDQRNGKVQVVASSSFFVPKPFTPFQWARMCTKEEFLERAYIVKDKFKKMLNQKSLKYNYHEADLTVLEGVLARGDRKISALIEEVYKNGAIYDSWSEHFKNDIWMKAFETCGLDADFYTVRERDLEEVFPWDFIDPGVSKEFLKREWQNAINEKVTPNCRERCSGCGAMDFKGGVCYEA; translated from the coding sequence CGGCCCGTTATATCGGCGGCGAGGTAAATATGGTTAAAAAGGACCTGTCTGCCGCGGACATCCGCTTTGCCATGTGTTTCCCCGACGTTTATGAGATCGGGATGTCCCATTTGGGAATGCAGATTTTATATGATATGTTTAACCGCAGAGAGGATATTTACTGTGAACGCATCTTTTCACCCTGGACGGATTTAGACCAGATCATGAGGGAGCAGAATATTCCTCTTTTTGCTTTGGAATCCCAGGACCCTATTAAGAAATTTGATTTTATCGGAATTACCCTCCAATATGAAATGTGCTATACAAACATCCTGCAGGTTCTTGATTTGGGACAAATCCCCCTTCACTGGGCGGACCGGACGGAGGAAGATCCCATTATCATAGGCGGCGGCCCATGTGCATACAATCCTGAGCCTTTGGCGGAGTTTTTTGACATGTTCTACATCGGCGAAGGAGAAACCGTTTATTTTGAGCTTATGGACCGTTATAAGGAAAATAAGAAAAACGGAGGAAGCCGCCGGGAATTTCTGGAGATGGTCTCGGAGATAGAGGGGATCTATGTGCCGGCTTTTTATGATGTGACCTATAAAGAGGACGGCACCATAGAGAGCATGAAGCCTAACAATCCTCATGCAAAGGAAAAAATAACAAAGCAGATGGTTGTTACCATGGATGAGGCTTATTATATTGAAAAGCCGGTGGTTCCTTTTATCAAGGTGACCCAGGACAGGGTGGTCCTGGAAGTCATGAGGGGCTGCATCAGGGGCTGCCGTTTCTGTCAGGCCGGCAATGTTTACCGTCCTTTAAGGGAACACAGCCTGGAATATTTAAAGGATTATGCCTGCAAGCTGTTAAAGAGCACAGGGCATGAGGAAATCTCACTAAGCTCTTTAAGTTCCAGTGATTACAGCCATTTAGAGGGAATTGTGAATTTCCTGATCGATGAATTTAAGGACAAGGGGGTCAATATTTCCCTGCCTTCCCTTCGTATCGACGCTTTTTCCCTTGATGTCATGAGCAAGGTCCAGGATATCAGAAAGAGCAGTCTGACCTTTGCCCCTGAGGCCGGTTCCCAAAGACTTCGTGATGTAATTAACAAAGGGCTGACGGAAGAGATCATTTTAAAAGGAGCGGGAGAAGCCTTCCAAGGCGGCTGGAACCGGGTAAAGCTTTACTTTATGCTGGGACTCCCCACAGAGACCGTAGAGGACATGGAAGGGATTGCAGAGCTGTCCGAAAAGGTGGCAGAGGTCTACTATGAGATTCCCAAGGACCAGAGAAACGGAAAGGTTCAGGTAGTAGCAAGCTCCTCTTTCTTTGTTCCAAAGCCCTTTACTCCATTCCAGTGGGCGAGGATGTGCACAAAAGAGGAATTTTTAGAGAGAGCTTATATTGTTAAAGATAAATTTAAAAAGATGTTGAATCAGAAGAGCTTAAAATACAATTATCATGAAGCTGATTTGACGGTCCTGGAAGGCGTTTTGGCCCGCGGGGACAGAAAAATCTCCGCTTTGATAGAAGAAGTCTATAAAAATGGTGCCATTTATGATTCCTGGTCAGAACATTTTAAAAATGATATCTGGATGAAGGCATTTGAGACCTGCGGCTTAGATGCAGATTTCTATACGGTCAGAGAAAGAGACTTAGAAGAAGTGTTCCCCTGGGACTTTATTGATCCGGGTGTGTCAAAAGAATTTTTAAAGAGAGAATGGCAGAATGCCATCAATGAGAAAGTCACCCCCAACTGCAGGGAAAGATGTTCAGGCTGCGGGGCTATGGATTTCAAGGGAGGTGTCTGCTATGAAGCTTAG